In a single window of the Scophthalmus maximus strain ysfricsl-2021 chromosome 18, ASM2237912v1, whole genome shotgun sequence genome:
- the arv1 gene encoding protein ARV1, which yields MLAASSRPLTGETIMDKVGFRCIECNEGATELHRDYSNGILKITICESCQKPVDKYIEYDPVIILIDAILCKTQAFRHILFNTSLDIHWKLCVFSLLCEAYLRWSLLHGSEQSGDPADIIRYTKEWEFYGMFGLAALELSAFCGSVLCFLWVAVGRLRGGATPELGLLVRALLLSCYGKVLVIPAVIWEHDYSPLCLGLIKLFVLTSNSQAIRVMLNCSRRLSLLAVCLGLLSETCVAQACTKLPWSIQDMLTD from the exons ATGCTAGCGGCTTCTTCGCGGCCGCTCACGGGGGAAACAATAATGGACAAAGTTGGGTTCAGGTGCATCGAATGCAACGAGGGAGCGACGGAGCTGCACCGCGACTACAGTAACGGCATCCTCAAGATAACCATATGC gAGTCCTGCCAAAAGCCGGTGGACAAGTACATAGAGTATGACCCTGTCATCATCCTGATCGATGCCATTTTGTGCAAGACGCAGGCCTTCAGACACATCTTGTTCAACACAAGCTTGGAC ATCCACTGGAAGCTGTGCGTGTTCAGCCTGCTGTGCGAGGCCTACCTCAGGTGGTCGCTGCTCCACGGCTCCGAGCAGAGCGGCGACCCCGCCGACATCATACGCTACACCAAGGAGTGGGAGTTCTACGGCATGTTCGGATTGGCCGCCCTCG AGCTGTCGGCGTTCTGCGGCAGCGTGCTGTGCTTCCTCTGGGTGGCGGTGGGTCGCCTGCGGGGTGGGGCGACCCCGGAGCTCGGCCTGCTCGTCAGGGCCCTGCTGCTCTCCTGCTACGGGAAGGTCCTCGTCATCCCGGCCGTCATCTGGGAGCACGACTACTCGCCGCTGTGCCTGGGCCTCATCAAGCTGTTTGTACTCACCTCCAACTCACAGGCGATCAGAG TGATGCTGAACTGCAGCAGGCGTCTGTCGCTGCTCGCCGTGTGTCTGGGTCTGTTGTCGGAGACCTGCGTGGCTCAGGCCTGTACAAAGCTTCCCTGGAGCATCCAGGACATGTTGACCGACTGA
- the ttc13 gene encoding tetratricopeptide repeat protein 13 isoform X2, translating into MAPASRAVVLTALPLLCLCPAIFCTEFFSTLTLFNNELHKQGCSSLSEWEEYAADCESSILQLEDPDCEEGSNPPCESVFSLNAEKILNQAKLFIEQKKIPFPVVNHNTNEELAIGYVLIGNGLYDEAIKHFSLLLQGDPELVSAIYGRGIAYGKKSLQDIKNADLALYELNRVITLEPNWPEVYEQRAEILSPLGRISEALGDLTKAIQLQPSARLYRHRGTLLFISEDYVAAMEDFQQSLELKKNQPIAMLYKGLTFFHRGMLKEAIETFKEALRLKSDFIDAYKSLGQAYRELGDFESAMESFQKALMLNQNHIQSLQLRGMMLYHHGSLQEAIGNFKRCLQLEPYNEVCQYMKGLSHVAMGQFYEGIKAQTKVMLNDPLLGQKASSEYLKVKYLREYSRYLHSHLDIPVAEYNVDQDLPGNFKNHWAKNLPFLIEDYEEQPGLQPHIKDVLPQNFDSYSSEVQKLICTADHLGALMQYDTPGFLPNRRIHRAMGLATLEVMQAMHRTWSNSKVRVNGKTRQMQWRDMFDIAVKWRRIADPDQPVLWLDQMPARSLSRGFNNHINLIRGQIINIRYLAYFDNILDFIKDRILVYHGAYNPRGLLEVRQALEDVNKVEDLLPIMKFNSKTRDGFTVNSKVPSMKDSGKEYDGFTITITGDRVGNMLFSVETQTTEDRTQQYQSEIESIYKDLTAKGKALMLSTELGDAEALCNLILSLVYYFCNLMPLSRGSSVVAYSVVMGALMASGKEVVGRIPKGKLVDFEAMTTPSPDSFSKTARSWMNLKSLPSWYPSLPSVAETFPSTRTMIEVLNTDSSSHCPKKS; encoded by the exons ATGGCCCCCGCGAGCCGGGCCGTTGTTTTGACGGCGCTGCcgctgctctgtctgtgtcccgCCATCTTCTGCACCGAGTTCTTCTCCACGCTGACGCTGTTCAACAACGAGCTCCACAAGCAGGGATGCAGCTCGCTGTCCGAGTGGGAAGAGTACGCGGCGGACTGCg agtCGTCCATTTTACAGTTGGAAGACCCGGACTGCGAGGAGGGAAGCAACCCGCCCTGCGAGTCCGTCTTCTCGCTAAACGCAGAGAAAATCCTG AACCAGGCCAAGTTGTTCATAGAGCAGAAGAAAATCCCCTTCCCCGTGGTTAACCACAACACCAACGAGGAACTCG CTATAGGCTACGTTCTGATTGGCAACGGCCTCTACGATGAAGCCATCAAACATTTCTCACTCCTACTACAG GGAGACCCGGAGCTGGTCAGTGCCATTTATGGCAGAGGGATCGCTTATGGAAAGAAAAGTCTACAG GATATAAAGAATGCTGACTTGGCTTTGTACGAGCTCAACAGAGTCATCACGCTCGAGCCGAACTGGCCAGAGGTCTACgaacagagagcagag ATCCTGTCTCCTCTGGGTCGTATCAGCGAGGCTCTGGGCGATCTGACCAAAGCCATCCAGCTGCAGCCCTCGGCTCGACtctacagacacagaggaacgCTGCTTTTCATTTCCGAG GATTACGTGGCAGCCATGGAAGACTTCCAGCAGTCTTTGGAGCTGAAGAAGAATCAGCCCATCGCCATGCTCTACAAAGGCCTTACCTTCTTCCACAGAGGCATGCTCAAG gaAGCCATTGAGACATTCAAAGAGGCGCTGAGGTTGAAGTCTGACTTCATCGACGCATATAAGAGCCTGGGACAGGCCTACAG AGAGCTGGGGGACTTTGAGTCGGCCATGGAGAGTTTCCAGAAGGCCCTCATGTTGAACCAGAACCACATCCAGTCGCTGCAGCTCCGAGGCATGATGCTCTACCACCACGGCTCGCTGCAGGAGGCCATCGGCAACTTCAAG AGGTGTCTCCAGTTGGAGCCCTACAACGAGGTGTGTCAGTACATGAAGGGGTTGAGTCACGTGGCCATGGGGCAGTTCTACGAGGGCATCAAGGCTCAGACCAAGGTCATGTTGAACGACCCCCTGCTGGGACAGAAGGCCAGCTCGGAATACCTCAAAGTGAAATACCTCCGAG AGTACTCTCGCTACCTGCACTCCCACCTGGACATCCCAGTAGCCGAGTACAACGTGGACCAGGATTTACCCGGGAACTTCAAGAATCACTGGGCCAAGAACCTGCCTTTTCTCATAGAGGACTATGAAGAGCAGCCGGGGCTGCAGCCACACATCAA GGACGTCCTGCCGCAGAACTTCGACAGCTACAGCAGCGAAGTTCAGAAACTGATATGCACAGCAGACCATCTGGGGGCGCTAATGCAATACGACACTCCCGGTTTCTTACCAAACAGGAGAATACACAGAG caatggGTTTAGCAACCCTGGAGGTCATGCAGGCAATGCATCGAACGTGGAGCAACTCAAAAGTGCGAGTCAACGGCAAGACCAGGCAAATGCAGTGGAGAGACATGTTCGACATAGCTGTGaaatggaggag GATCGCAGATCCAGACCAGCCGGTTCTGTGGTTGGACCAGATGCCTGCCAGGAGTCTCAGCCGAGGCTTCAACAATCATATCAATCTCATCAG GGGACAGATTATCAACATCAGATATCTGGCTTACTTCGACAACATCCTCGACTTTATCAAAGACAGAATACTGGTGTATCATGG GGCCTACAACCCCAGAGGCTTACTAGAAGTTCGTCAGGCTCTGGAAGATGTCAACAAAGTAGAAGATCTTCTGCCTATAATGAAg TTCAACAGTAAAACCAGAGACGGCTTCACGGTCAACTCCAAGGTGCCGAGCATGAAGGACTCTGGGAAAGAGTACGACGGTTTTACGATCACCATCACGGGAGACAG GGTGGGCAACATGTTGTTCTCAGTAGAGACCCAGACGACAGAGGATCGAACGCAGCAGTACCAGTCGGAGATCGAGTCCATCTACAAAGACCTCACTGCCAAAGGAAAGGCCTTAATGCTGTCCACTGAACTCGGG GATGCAGAGGCCCTGTGCAACCTCATCCTCTCCTTGGTTTACTACTTCTGCAACCTCATGCCCCTCTCCAGAGGATCCAG TGTGGTGGCCTACTCGGTTGTGATGGGGGCACTGATGGCCAGTGGGAAAGAGGTCGTCGGTAGGATCCCGAAAGGAAAG CTGGTGGATTTTGAAGCCATGACCACACCCAGTCCAGACAGCTTCAGTAAAACAGCCAGGAGCTGGATGAATCTTAAAAG TTTACCAAGCTGGTACCCGAGTCTTCCGTCCGTAGCGGAGACCTTCCCGTCGACCAGAACGATGATCGAGGTTCTCAACACAGACTCATCGTCACACTGTCCGAAGAAGTCTTAA
- the ttc13 gene encoding tetratricopeptide repeat protein 13 isoform X1 yields the protein MAPASRAVVLTALPLLCLCPAIFCTEFFSTLTLFNNELHKQGCSSLSEWEEYAADCESSILQLEDPDCEEGSNPPCESVFSLNAEKILNQAKLFIEQKKIPFPVVNHNTNEELAIGYVLIGNGLYDEAIKHFSLLLQGDPELVSAIYGRGIAYGKKSLQDIKNADLALYELNRVITLEPNWPEVYEQRAEILSPLGRISEALGDLTKAIQLQPSARLYRHRGTLLFISEDYVAAMEDFQQSLELKKNQPIAMLYKGLTFFHRGMLKEAIETFKEALRLKSDFIDAYKSLGQAYRELGDFESAMESFQKALMLNQNHIQSLQLRGMMLYHHGSLQEAIGNFKRCLQLEPYNEVCQYMKGLSHVAMGQFYEGIKAQTKVMLNDPLLGQKASSEYLKVKYLREYSRYLHSHLDIPVAEYNVDQDLPGNFKNHWAKNLPFLIEDYEEQPGLQPHIKDVLPQNFDSYSSEVQKLICTADHLGALMQYDTPGFLPNRRIHRAMGLATLEVMQAMHRTWSNSKVRVNGKTRQMQWRDMFDIAVKWRRIADPDQPVLWLDQMPARSLSRGFNNHINLIRGQIINIRYLAYFDNILDFIKDRILVYHGAYNPRGLLEVRQALEDVNKVEDLLPIMKQFNSKTRDGFTVNSKVPSMKDSGKEYDGFTITITGDRVGNMLFSVETQTTEDRTQQYQSEIESIYKDLTAKGKALMLSTELGDAEALCNLILSLVYYFCNLMPLSRGSSVVAYSVVMGALMASGKEVVGRIPKGKLVDFEAMTTPSPDSFSKTARSWMNLKSLPSWYPSLPSVAETFPSTRTMIEVLNTDSSSHCPKKS from the exons ATGGCCCCCGCGAGCCGGGCCGTTGTTTTGACGGCGCTGCcgctgctctgtctgtgtcccgCCATCTTCTGCACCGAGTTCTTCTCCACGCTGACGCTGTTCAACAACGAGCTCCACAAGCAGGGATGCAGCTCGCTGTCCGAGTGGGAAGAGTACGCGGCGGACTGCg agtCGTCCATTTTACAGTTGGAAGACCCGGACTGCGAGGAGGGAAGCAACCCGCCCTGCGAGTCCGTCTTCTCGCTAAACGCAGAGAAAATCCTG AACCAGGCCAAGTTGTTCATAGAGCAGAAGAAAATCCCCTTCCCCGTGGTTAACCACAACACCAACGAGGAACTCG CTATAGGCTACGTTCTGATTGGCAACGGCCTCTACGATGAAGCCATCAAACATTTCTCACTCCTACTACAG GGAGACCCGGAGCTGGTCAGTGCCATTTATGGCAGAGGGATCGCTTATGGAAAGAAAAGTCTACAG GATATAAAGAATGCTGACTTGGCTTTGTACGAGCTCAACAGAGTCATCACGCTCGAGCCGAACTGGCCAGAGGTCTACgaacagagagcagag ATCCTGTCTCCTCTGGGTCGTATCAGCGAGGCTCTGGGCGATCTGACCAAAGCCATCCAGCTGCAGCCCTCGGCTCGACtctacagacacagaggaacgCTGCTTTTCATTTCCGAG GATTACGTGGCAGCCATGGAAGACTTCCAGCAGTCTTTGGAGCTGAAGAAGAATCAGCCCATCGCCATGCTCTACAAAGGCCTTACCTTCTTCCACAGAGGCATGCTCAAG gaAGCCATTGAGACATTCAAAGAGGCGCTGAGGTTGAAGTCTGACTTCATCGACGCATATAAGAGCCTGGGACAGGCCTACAG AGAGCTGGGGGACTTTGAGTCGGCCATGGAGAGTTTCCAGAAGGCCCTCATGTTGAACCAGAACCACATCCAGTCGCTGCAGCTCCGAGGCATGATGCTCTACCACCACGGCTCGCTGCAGGAGGCCATCGGCAACTTCAAG AGGTGTCTCCAGTTGGAGCCCTACAACGAGGTGTGTCAGTACATGAAGGGGTTGAGTCACGTGGCCATGGGGCAGTTCTACGAGGGCATCAAGGCTCAGACCAAGGTCATGTTGAACGACCCCCTGCTGGGACAGAAGGCCAGCTCGGAATACCTCAAAGTGAAATACCTCCGAG AGTACTCTCGCTACCTGCACTCCCACCTGGACATCCCAGTAGCCGAGTACAACGTGGACCAGGATTTACCCGGGAACTTCAAGAATCACTGGGCCAAGAACCTGCCTTTTCTCATAGAGGACTATGAAGAGCAGCCGGGGCTGCAGCCACACATCAA GGACGTCCTGCCGCAGAACTTCGACAGCTACAGCAGCGAAGTTCAGAAACTGATATGCACAGCAGACCATCTGGGGGCGCTAATGCAATACGACACTCCCGGTTTCTTACCAAACAGGAGAATACACAGAG caatggGTTTAGCAACCCTGGAGGTCATGCAGGCAATGCATCGAACGTGGAGCAACTCAAAAGTGCGAGTCAACGGCAAGACCAGGCAAATGCAGTGGAGAGACATGTTCGACATAGCTGTGaaatggaggag GATCGCAGATCCAGACCAGCCGGTTCTGTGGTTGGACCAGATGCCTGCCAGGAGTCTCAGCCGAGGCTTCAACAATCATATCAATCTCATCAG GGGACAGATTATCAACATCAGATATCTGGCTTACTTCGACAACATCCTCGACTTTATCAAAGACAGAATACTGGTGTATCATGG GGCCTACAACCCCAGAGGCTTACTAGAAGTTCGTCAGGCTCTGGAAGATGTCAACAAAGTAGAAGATCTTCTGCCTATAATGAAg CAGTTCAACAGTAAAACCAGAGACGGCTTCACGGTCAACTCCAAGGTGCCGAGCATGAAGGACTCTGGGAAAGAGTACGACGGTTTTACGATCACCATCACGGGAGACAG GGTGGGCAACATGTTGTTCTCAGTAGAGACCCAGACGACAGAGGATCGAACGCAGCAGTACCAGTCGGAGATCGAGTCCATCTACAAAGACCTCACTGCCAAAGGAAAGGCCTTAATGCTGTCCACTGAACTCGGG GATGCAGAGGCCCTGTGCAACCTCATCCTCTCCTTGGTTTACTACTTCTGCAACCTCATGCCCCTCTCCAGAGGATCCAG TGTGGTGGCCTACTCGGTTGTGATGGGGGCACTGATGGCCAGTGGGAAAGAGGTCGTCGGTAGGATCCCGAAAGGAAAG CTGGTGGATTTTGAAGCCATGACCACACCCAGTCCAGACAGCTTCAGTAAAACAGCCAGGAGCTGGATGAATCTTAAAAG TTTACCAAGCTGGTACCCGAGTCTTCCGTCCGTAGCGGAGACCTTCCCGTCGACCAGAACGATGATCGAGGTTCTCAACACAGACTCATCGTCACACTGTCCGAAGAAGTCTTAA
- the ttc13 gene encoding tetratricopeptide repeat protein 13 isoform X3 — MRDRNVCVEVFPPASHPKESSILQLEDPDCEEGSNPPCESVFSLNAEKILNQAKLFIEQKKIPFPVVNHNTNEELAIGYVLIGNGLYDEAIKHFSLLLQGDPELVSAIYGRGIAYGKKSLQDIKNADLALYELNRVITLEPNWPEVYEQRAEILSPLGRISEALGDLTKAIQLQPSARLYRHRGTLLFISEDYVAAMEDFQQSLELKKNQPIAMLYKGLTFFHRGMLKEAIETFKEALRLKSDFIDAYKSLGQAYRELGDFESAMESFQKALMLNQNHIQSLQLRGMMLYHHGSLQEAIGNFKRCLQLEPYNEVCQYMKGLSHVAMGQFYEGIKAQTKVMLNDPLLGQKASSEYLKVKYLREYSRYLHSHLDIPVAEYNVDQDLPGNFKNHWAKNLPFLIEDYEEQPGLQPHIKDVLPQNFDSYSSEVQKLICTADHLGALMQYDTPGFLPNRRIHRAMGLATLEVMQAMHRTWSNSKVRVNGKTRQMQWRDMFDIAVKWRRIADPDQPVLWLDQMPARSLSRGFNNHINLIRGQIINIRYLAYFDNILDFIKDRILVYHGAYNPRGLLEVRQALEDVNKVEDLLPIMKQFNSKTRDGFTVNSKVPSMKDSGKEYDGFTITITGDRVGNMLFSVETQTTEDRTQQYQSEIESIYKDLTAKGKALMLSTELGDAEALCNLILSLVYYFCNLMPLSRGSSVVAYSVVMGALMASGKEVVGRIPKGKLVDFEAMTTPSPDSFSKTARSWMNLKSLPSWYPSLPSVAETFPSTRTMIEVLNTDSSSHCPKKS, encoded by the exons aTGAGGGATAGGAATGTATGTGTGGAAGTTTTCCCACCAGCTTCTCATCcaaaag agtCGTCCATTTTACAGTTGGAAGACCCGGACTGCGAGGAGGGAAGCAACCCGCCCTGCGAGTCCGTCTTCTCGCTAAACGCAGAGAAAATCCTG AACCAGGCCAAGTTGTTCATAGAGCAGAAGAAAATCCCCTTCCCCGTGGTTAACCACAACACCAACGAGGAACTCG CTATAGGCTACGTTCTGATTGGCAACGGCCTCTACGATGAAGCCATCAAACATTTCTCACTCCTACTACAG GGAGACCCGGAGCTGGTCAGTGCCATTTATGGCAGAGGGATCGCTTATGGAAAGAAAAGTCTACAG GATATAAAGAATGCTGACTTGGCTTTGTACGAGCTCAACAGAGTCATCACGCTCGAGCCGAACTGGCCAGAGGTCTACgaacagagagcagag ATCCTGTCTCCTCTGGGTCGTATCAGCGAGGCTCTGGGCGATCTGACCAAAGCCATCCAGCTGCAGCCCTCGGCTCGACtctacagacacagaggaacgCTGCTTTTCATTTCCGAG GATTACGTGGCAGCCATGGAAGACTTCCAGCAGTCTTTGGAGCTGAAGAAGAATCAGCCCATCGCCATGCTCTACAAAGGCCTTACCTTCTTCCACAGAGGCATGCTCAAG gaAGCCATTGAGACATTCAAAGAGGCGCTGAGGTTGAAGTCTGACTTCATCGACGCATATAAGAGCCTGGGACAGGCCTACAG AGAGCTGGGGGACTTTGAGTCGGCCATGGAGAGTTTCCAGAAGGCCCTCATGTTGAACCAGAACCACATCCAGTCGCTGCAGCTCCGAGGCATGATGCTCTACCACCACGGCTCGCTGCAGGAGGCCATCGGCAACTTCAAG AGGTGTCTCCAGTTGGAGCCCTACAACGAGGTGTGTCAGTACATGAAGGGGTTGAGTCACGTGGCCATGGGGCAGTTCTACGAGGGCATCAAGGCTCAGACCAAGGTCATGTTGAACGACCCCCTGCTGGGACAGAAGGCCAGCTCGGAATACCTCAAAGTGAAATACCTCCGAG AGTACTCTCGCTACCTGCACTCCCACCTGGACATCCCAGTAGCCGAGTACAACGTGGACCAGGATTTACCCGGGAACTTCAAGAATCACTGGGCCAAGAACCTGCCTTTTCTCATAGAGGACTATGAAGAGCAGCCGGGGCTGCAGCCACACATCAA GGACGTCCTGCCGCAGAACTTCGACAGCTACAGCAGCGAAGTTCAGAAACTGATATGCACAGCAGACCATCTGGGGGCGCTAATGCAATACGACACTCCCGGTTTCTTACCAAACAGGAGAATACACAGAG caatggGTTTAGCAACCCTGGAGGTCATGCAGGCAATGCATCGAACGTGGAGCAACTCAAAAGTGCGAGTCAACGGCAAGACCAGGCAAATGCAGTGGAGAGACATGTTCGACATAGCTGTGaaatggaggag GATCGCAGATCCAGACCAGCCGGTTCTGTGGTTGGACCAGATGCCTGCCAGGAGTCTCAGCCGAGGCTTCAACAATCATATCAATCTCATCAG GGGACAGATTATCAACATCAGATATCTGGCTTACTTCGACAACATCCTCGACTTTATCAAAGACAGAATACTGGTGTATCATGG GGCCTACAACCCCAGAGGCTTACTAGAAGTTCGTCAGGCTCTGGAAGATGTCAACAAAGTAGAAGATCTTCTGCCTATAATGAAg CAGTTCAACAGTAAAACCAGAGACGGCTTCACGGTCAACTCCAAGGTGCCGAGCATGAAGGACTCTGGGAAAGAGTACGACGGTTTTACGATCACCATCACGGGAGACAG GGTGGGCAACATGTTGTTCTCAGTAGAGACCCAGACGACAGAGGATCGAACGCAGCAGTACCAGTCGGAGATCGAGTCCATCTACAAAGACCTCACTGCCAAAGGAAAGGCCTTAATGCTGTCCACTGAACTCGGG GATGCAGAGGCCCTGTGCAACCTCATCCTCTCCTTGGTTTACTACTTCTGCAACCTCATGCCCCTCTCCAGAGGATCCAG TGTGGTGGCCTACTCGGTTGTGATGGGGGCACTGATGGCCAGTGGGAAAGAGGTCGTCGGTAGGATCCCGAAAGGAAAG CTGGTGGATTTTGAAGCCATGACCACACCCAGTCCAGACAGCTTCAGTAAAACAGCCAGGAGCTGGATGAATCTTAAAAG TTTACCAAGCTGGTACCCGAGTCTTCCGTCCGTAGCGGAGACCTTCCCGTCGACCAGAACGATGATCGAGGTTCTCAACACAGACTCATCGTCACACTGTCCGAAGAAGTCTTAA
- the selenol gene encoding selenoprotein L produces the protein MAQEVTHETLTGGLTQLVNRARVLLQGAKREAGASLEDFIPHKITTLLDLIPAGTDFYKRIGVKRKSEAEAVWQKSYHHAAVREQVDELLQLEGEWNCFLESVDRGLQATTDARLSGATTSDSLSPDASFTDGRSGKSVTLGEFLGRGQKPLLVLIRHFGULPURDHVAELEASQAALEARSLRVLVVAFGGEEGARLWLEQTGCAFDMLLDPHRKIYRHFGLGSSCARVMRFGVLLQYSEYKAVDRDFPDVPPRLLEDIFQMGGDFLLSEEGTVLLSHICKNPMDRPTVGDVLQAADAASSASRP, from the exons ATGGCCCAGGAAGTGACGCACGAGACGCTGACGGGCGGACTGACTCAGCTGGTGAACCGCGCCAGAGTTCTGCTGCAGGGCGCGAAGCGGGAGGCGGGAG CCTCGCTGGAGGATTTCATCCCACACAAGATCACCACGTTATTGGACCTGATCCCCGCCGGGACGGACTTCTACAAGAG AATCGGCGTGAAGAGGAAAAGTGAAGCAGAGGCCGTTTGGCAGAAGTCTTATCA ccaCGCAGCAGTGCGAGAGCAGGTGGACGAGCTTCTGCAGCTGGAG ggtgAGTGGAACTGCTTCCTGGAGAGCGTGGACCGAGGTCTGCAGGCGACGACAGACGCCCGTCTCTCAGGAGCGACGACCTCGGACAGTCTGAGCCCCGACGCCTCGTTCACTGACGGACGCAGTGGAAA GAGCGTGACTCTGGGCGAGTTCCTGGGTCGGGGGCAGAAGCCGCTGCTGGTCCTCATCAGACACTTCGGATGACTGCCGTGACGGGACCACGTGGCCGAGCTGGAGGCCAGTCAG GCCGCCCTGGAGGCTCGGTCGCTGCGGGTCCTGGTGGTCGCGTTCGGCGGCGAGGAGGGAGCTCGGCTGTGGCTGGAGCAGACCGGATGTGCCTTCGACATGCTGCTGGATCCACACAGGAAG ATCTACAGGCACTTCGGCCTGGGCTCGTCCTGCGCCCGGGTGATGAGGTTCGGCGTCCTGCTGCAGTACTCGGAGTACAAGGCCGTGGACAGAGACTTCCCCGACGTGCCCCCTCGCCTGCTGGAAGACATCTTCCAG ATGGGCGGTGACTTTCTGCTGAGCGAAGAAGGGACGGTGCTTCTGTCTCACATCTGTAAGAACCCGATGGACCGGCCGACTGTGGGCGACGTCCTGCAGGCCGCCGACGCCGCTTCATCGGCGTCGCGCCCTTAA
- the clec11a gene encoding C-type lectin domain family 11 member A — MGPAAASLALLCLCSLGVCVPTGTPDAAPTQASLPEAKKARGDVPDIIPEPEPEPTSPVSDFENSYNYVLSRLAGMDQAIHKLNVGHYTLDVKVSQLMDRLSRMDAKVGELEDSIREVYQHSRDNRKETGRLEGCQKGRRMGYKCYLVYNSHADYAAASRKCVERGGRMAMPRDRKEQEALADYVKSFFHPGNWPVWLGVNDLRSEGTYLFDDGTRVSYFQWRKHFLSSQPDGGRRENCVAMSSDDGDWWDHYCDRSMNYVCEFDDRVAL, encoded by the exons ATGGGACCGGCCGCCGCCTCGCTCGccctcctgtgtttgtgttccctgGGCGTGTGTGTTCCCACGGGGACGCCGGACGCCGCACCAACTCAG gcttCTCTGCCAGAGGCGAAGAAGGCCAGAGGCGATGTGCCTGACATCATCCCAGAGCCGGAACCCGAGCCGACCAGCCCGGTGTCTGACTTTGAAAACTCCTACAACTACGTCC TGTCCCGACTGGCCGGCATGGACCAGGCGATCCACAAGCTGAACGTCGGCCACTACACGCTGGATGTGAAAGTCAGTCAGCTGATGGACCGTCTGTCCCGGATGGACG ctAAGGTCGGCGAGCTGGAGGACAGCATCCGCGAAGTCTACCAGCACAGCAGGGACAACCGCAAGGAGACGGGGAGACTGGAAG GTTGCCAGAAGGGACGCAGGATGGGCTACAAGTGCTACCTGGTGTACAACAGCCACGCGGATTACGCCGCCGCCTCCAGGAAGTGCGTGGAGCGCGGCGGCCGCATGGCGATGCCGCGCGACCGCAAGGAGCAGGAGGCCCTGGCCGACTACGTCAAGTCCTTCTTCCACCCGGGCAACTGGCCCGTGTGGCTGGGCGTCAACGACCTGCGCTCGGAGGGCACGTACCTGTTCGACGACGGCACGCGGGTCTCCTACTTCCAGTGGCGCAAGCACTTCCTGTCCAGCCAGCCGGACGGCGGGCGGCGGGAGAACTGCGTGGCGATGTCGTCGGACGACGGCGACTGGTGGGACCACTACTGCGACCGCAGCATGAACTACGTCTGCGAGTTCGACGACAGGGTGGCGCTGTAG